In one window of Campylobacter hepaticus DNA:
- a CDS encoding acyl-CoA thioesterase, which yields MKDMGEPKLKIVAMPSDTNPAGNIFGGWILSQIDLAGAIAARELSPERVVTISMDKVVFKEPVFVGDVISCYSKITSVGHTSINVAVEVIAQRVDSQGCTCCINVTSALVTYVSVTREGKKKAINEELKRIHGFLNND from the coding sequence ATGAAAGACATGGGGGAACCAAAATTAAAAATCGTAGCTATGCCAAGCGATACAAATCCAGCGGGAAATATTTTTGGTGGTTGGATTTTATCTCAAATAGATTTAGCAGGTGCTATTGCAGCAAGGGAGCTTTCTCCTGAACGTGTTGTTACTATTTCTATGGATAAGGTGGTTTTTAAAGAACCTGTTTTTGTAGGTGATGTGATTTCTTGTTATTCAAAAATCACTAGCGTGGGTCACACTTCTATCAATGTTGCAGTTGAAGTTATAGCACAAAGAGTAGATTCTCAAGGTTGTACTTGTTGTATTAATGTTACTTCGGCTTTGGTTACTTATGTAAGCGTTACAAGAGAGGGAAAGAAAAAAGCCATTAACGAAGAACTAAAAAGAATACATGGATTTTTAAACAATGACTAA
- a CDS encoding ribose-phosphate pyrophosphokinase, with amino-acid sequence MRGYKIFSGSANIEFARQVSKYLSLPLSDAGIKRFSDGEISVQIDESVRGKDVFIIQSTCVPTNDNLMELLILTDALRRSSANSITAIIPYFGYARQDRKANPRVPITAKLVANLIQAAGIDRVATIDLHAGQIQGFFDIPVDNLYGSIVFNDYIKTKHFKNAIIGSPDIGGVARARSVAKHLGLDIVIVDKRREKANESEVMNIIGDVKDKEVILVDDIIDTAGTIVKAAQTLKEKGAKSVMACCTHAVLSGKAYERIASGALDELVVTDTIPIKQHLPNIKVLSVTPVFAEVIRRVYHNESVNSLFI; translated from the coding sequence ATGCGAGGTTATAAAATTTTTTCAGGTTCTGCTAATATAGAATTTGCAAGACAAGTGTCTAAGTATCTCTCTTTACCTTTAAGCGATGCAGGCATAAAGCGTTTTAGTGATGGTGAGATTAGTGTACAAATTGATGAAAGTGTGCGTGGAAAAGATGTTTTTATCATACAAAGTACTTGTGTTCCTACAAATGATAATTTAATGGAACTTTTAATCCTTACAGATGCTTTGCGCCGATCTAGTGCAAATTCTATCACGGCTATTATCCCTTATTTTGGTTATGCAAGACAAGATAGAAAGGCAAATCCTAGAGTACCTATTACTGCTAAACTTGTAGCCAATCTCATCCAAGCTGCAGGTATTGATCGCGTAGCCACCATAGATCTTCATGCAGGTCAAATTCAAGGATTTTTTGACATACCTGTAGACAATCTTTATGGAAGCATAGTTTTTAATGATTATATAAAAACTAAACATTTTAAAAATGCTATCATAGGAAGCCCAGATATAGGTGGTGTAGCTAGAGCTAGAAGTGTTGCAAAGCATTTAGGACTTGATATAGTTATAGTAGATAAGCGTCGTGAAAAAGCTAATGAAAGTGAAGTGATGAATATCATAGGTGATGTTAAAGATAAAGAAGTGATTTTAGTAGATGATATCATTGATACTGCAGGAACTATAGTTAAAGCCGCACAAACTTTAAAAGAAAAAGGTGCAAAATCAGTAATGGCCTGTTGCACCCACGCTGTTTTAAGTGGTAAGGCTTATGAAAGAATAGCTAGCGGAGCCTTAGATGAACTTGTTGTAACTGATACTATACCTATAAAACAACATTTACCAAATATTAAAGTTTTAAGTGTTACCCCTGTTTTTGCTGAAGTTATACGCCGTGTTTATCATAATGAAAGCGTGAATTCTTTATTTATTTAA
- the ciaB gene encoding invasion protein CiaB, which yields MNNFKEISKLIKKYKEKNNALYKILDQKEQDEYFKFLISLSELKEEKTSLLAILRRLVDLKEENLIQEWKKNHFKEDKIIQLKHKFYQEVRKFYEKNHQDLIDEIKQKKLLNEFYYTLVEGVHNIGLIINEIEILWTKQIIEKNNKILASQFPNLDDAMEFLRKNHLYQKTSTGEICERSYGVLVKIGNWWKLVPYAKFFEDEILKLEFAFDSIIEKLKILADKEEEHSYIEYFEKLKLAFCQKDEDKIISSWQEAEFAWMKVKSPLQVGHPLEYYEDNYTHAVALEWDLRLEEENDFNALEFNKQIKQTFQNVYNNLEFKDSKLEKEVLSNIEKTQLYICTPMIFYGSQLKGLFSAQVVPNDEFVSSKAGKKIFAFINFVYENAKNQPFMKISNQIFDKEFLTYGREILFFQEKIWKRVYEVSTIGHEFGHIFFIASDTENAMNKSGFFKNIEEYKATAGGLVNFFYHEEDDLKLPVFHDVIKRAIGLIAWQKVDEVKPYYTEGLIHLSLLFQSGVLTFKNHHLKINFNLEYYEKFKDLVLNNYHNLAKHYMLKLDAKDFLMRFCYIKEDIFLPTMPECEEFVKFYYDLYEKIGNEVDEGEELLRYKNKQ from the coding sequence ATGAATAATTTCAAAGAAATATCCAAATTGATAAAAAAATACAAAGAAAAAAACAATGCTCTTTATAAAATTTTAGATCAAAAAGAACAAGATGAATACTTTAAATTTTTAATTTCTTTAAGCGAATTAAAAGAAGAAAAAACAAGCTTACTAGCCATACTTAGACGCTTAGTTGATTTAAAAGAAGAAAATTTAATCCAAGAATGGAAAAAAAATCATTTCAAAGAAGATAAAATCATACAGTTAAAACACAAATTCTATCAAGAAGTAAGAAAATTTTATGAAAAAAATCATCAAGATCTTATCGATGAAATAAAACAAAAAAAGCTTTTAAATGAATTTTATTATACTTTGGTTGAAGGTGTGCATAATATAGGTTTGATTATCAATGAGATTGAAATTTTATGGACTAAACAAATCATAGAAAAAAACAATAAAATTTTAGCTTCACAGTTTCCAAATTTAGATGATGCTATGGAATTTTTAAGAAAAAATCATCTCTATCAAAAAACTTCAACAGGTGAAATTTGTGAAAGATCATATGGGGTTTTAGTAAAAATAGGCAATTGGTGGAAGCTTGTTCCTTATGCAAAATTTTTTGAAGATGAAATTTTAAAATTAGAATTTGCATTTGATAGTATAATTGAAAAACTTAAAATTTTGGCTGATAAAGAAGAAGAGCATTCTTATATAGAGTACTTTGAAAAATTAAAATTAGCCTTTTGTCAAAAAGATGAAGATAAAATCATATCATCATGGCAAGAAGCTGAATTTGCATGGATGAAAGTAAAATCACCCTTACAAGTAGGTCATCCCTTAGAATACTATGAAGATAATTACACCCATGCAGTAGCTTTAGAATGGGATCTTAGACTAGAAGAAGAGAATGATTTTAATGCCTTAGAATTTAATAAACAGATCAAACAAACCTTTCAAAACGTATATAATAATTTAGAATTTAAAGATAGTAAATTAGAAAAAGAAGTTTTATCCAATATAGAAAAAACCCAGCTTTATATTTGCACTCCTATGATTTTTTATGGTTCGCAGTTAAAGGGTTTATTTTCAGCTCAAGTTGTACCCAATGATGAATTTGTAAGCTCTAAAGCAGGTAAAAAAATTTTTGCCTTTATTAATTTCGTTTATGAAAATGCTAAAAATCAACCCTTTATGAAAATTTCTAATCAAATTTTTGATAAAGAATTTTTAACTTATGGCAGAGAAATTTTGTTTTTTCAAGAAAAAATTTGGAAGCGTGTTTATGAAGTTTCAACCATAGGACATGAATTTGGTCATATATTTTTTATAGCTAGTGATACTGAAAATGCTATGAATAAAAGTGGTTTTTTTAAAAATATAGAAGAATACAAAGCTACAGCAGGAGGGCTTGTTAACTTCTTTTATCATGAAGAAGATGATTTAAAATTACCTGTATTTCATGATGTGATAAAAAGAGCTATAGGACTTATTGCATGGCAAAAAGTAGATGAAGTTAAGCCTTATTATACTGAAGGGCTTATCCACCTTAGCTTACTTTTTCAAAGTGGGGTTTTAACTTTTAAAAACCATCATTTAAAAATCAATTTTAATCTAGAATATTATGAAAAATTTAAAGATCTTGTCTTAAACAATTATCATAATCTAGCAAAACACTATATGTTAAAACTTGATGCTAAAGATTTTCTAATGCGTTTTTGTTATATAAAAGAAGATATTTTTCTCCCTACCATGCCAGAGTGTGAGGAATTTGTAAAATTTTATTATGATTTATATGAAAAAATCGGCAATGAAGTAGATGAAGGTGAAGAATTACTAAGGTATAAAAATAAACAATAA
- a CDS encoding amino acid ABC transporter permease yields the protein MENIFNTQNIEFLMQGLFLTLKIALATCIISILFGTFLAITKNYGDRLSRFLSSCYIDLFRNTPLLLWMLAACFVLPVFFGQFPQAFWGTIGFSLYTSSVMAEIIRGGLNSIPKGQFEAAYSQGFSKFFTLFYIILPQTFRKIIPALLSQIITTVKDTAYLAGLGIAELTYNSKTILARLTSFEEILAMIAIVAGIYFIICFSLSILVRYYAKKTAYLS from the coding sequence ATGGAAAATATTTTTAATACTCAAAATATTGAATTTTTAATGCAAGGTTTATTCCTTACTTTGAAAATAGCTTTAGCTACTTGTATTATTTCAATACTTTTTGGTACTTTTTTGGCAATAACTAAAAATTATGGAGATAGATTAAGTCGTTTTTTATCTTCTTGTTATATAGATCTTTTTAGAAATACACCTTTGTTATTATGGATGCTTGCAGCTTGTTTTGTTTTACCTGTATTTTTTGGTCAATTTCCTCAAGCTTTTTGGGGTACTATAGGATTTTCTCTTTATACGAGTTCGGTTATGGCTGAAATCATTAGAGGGGGATTAAACTCTATTCCAAAAGGACAATTTGAAGCAGCTTATTCTCAGGGTTTTAGTAAATTTTTTACTTTATTTTATATCATTTTACCTCAAACTTTTAGAAAAATCATTCCTGCTTTATTATCCCAAATTATAACAACTGTAAAAGATACAGCTTATTTAGCAGGTCTTGGCATAGCTGAACTTACCTATAATTCTAAAACCATTTTAGCTAGATTAACTAGTTTTGAAGAAATTTTAGCCATGATAGCTATAGTTGCTGGAATTTATTTTATTATATGTTTTTCACTTTCTATTTTAGTAAGATATTATGCTAAAAAAACAGCTTATCTTTCATAA
- the kcuS gene encoding KCU-star family selenoprotein: protein MSKLMIFKKIKYYYEKAERFFHPLVGLCSYDKYIEHMKNKHPGKIPKSRKEFFKECLDKKYNKGGLNKCC from the coding sequence ATGTCAAAATTGATGATTTTCAAAAAAATCAAATACTATTATGAAAAAGCTGAAAGGTTTTTTCACCCCTTAGTGGGGCTTTGTAGCTATGATAAGTATATAGAACACATGAAAAATAAGCATCCTGGAAAAATTCCTAAAAGCAGAAAGGAATTTTTTAAAGAATGCTTAGACAAAAAATACAACAAAGGCGGTTTAAATAAATGCTGCTAA
- a CDS encoding HU family DNA-binding protein, with protein sequence MTKADFISLVAQTAGLTKKDATTATDAVISTITEVLAKGDSISFIGFGTFSTQERAAREARVPSTGKTIKVPATRVAKFKVGKNLKEAVAKSSAKKKK encoded by the coding sequence ATGACTAAAGCAGATTTCATTTCATTAGTTGCTCAAACAGCCGGGCTAACAAAAAAAGATGCTACTACTGCTACTGATGCAGTTATTTCTACTATTACTGAAGTCTTAGCTAAAGGCGATAGTATTAGTTTTATCGGTTTTGGTACTTTTTCTACTCAAGAAAGAGCTGCTAGAGAAGCTAGAGTACCAAGTACAGGAAAAACGATCAAAGTTCCTGCCACAAGAGTTGCAAAATTTAAAGTAGGTAAAAACCTCAAAGAAGCAGTTGCAAAATCAAGTGCTAAAAAGAAAAAATAA
- a CDS encoding amino acid ABC transporter permease, whose translation MSESLGFVDSLKQILSSWGLYDENSINPFAVWKFLDVLENKDTFINGFVYTLEVSVLALLIATIFGTIGGVMATSKFKIIRAYTRIYVELFQNIPLVVQIFFLFYALPVLGIRLDIFTIGVLGVGAYHGAYVSEVVRSGILAVPKGQFEAAYSQGFTYIQQMRYIIIPQTIKIILPPMTNQMVNLIKNTSVLLIIGGAELMHSADSYAADYGNYAPAYIFAAILYFIICYPLAYFAKTYENKLKKAHLTR comes from the coding sequence ATGAGTGAGAGCCTGGGTTTTGTTGATAGTTTAAAACAAATTCTTAGCTCTTGGGGTTTATACGATGAAAACAGTATAAACCCTTTTGCAGTATGGAAATTTTTAGATGTTTTAGAAAATAAAGATACTTTTATCAATGGTTTTGTTTATACTTTAGAAGTAAGCGTATTAGCTTTGCTTATAGCAACTATTTTTGGAACTATAGGCGGGGTTATGGCTACTAGTAAATTTAAAATCATTAGAGCTTATACTAGAATTTATGTAGAACTTTTTCAAAATATTCCCTTAGTGGTACAAATTTTCTTTTTATTTTATGCTTTACCTGTTTTGGGTATAAGATTAGATATTTTTACTATAGGTGTATTAGGTGTTGGTGCTTACCATGGAGCTTATGTGAGTGAAGTGGTTAGAAGTGGAATTTTAGCTGTACCAAAAGGACAATTTGAAGCAGCTTATTCTCAGGGTTTTACTTATATCCAACAAATGCGTTATATTATCATACCTCAAACTATTAAGATTATCTTGCCTCCGATGACAAATCAAATGGTTAATTTAATCAAAAACACTTCTGTATTATTAATCATAGGTGGAGCTGAGCTTATGCATTCTGCTGATAGTTATGCAGCTGATTATGGGAATTATGCACCTGCTTATATATTTGCAGCTATTTTATATTTTATTATTTGTTATCCTCTAGCTTATTTTGCAAAAACTTATGAAAATAAATTAAAAAAAGCACACTTAACAAGATAA
- a CDS encoding carbon starvation CstA family protein, with protein MTQLSTKILWFFIAILGAICFAYLALQNGESVSAIYLVVAAACIYTIAYRFYGRFVAYKVLQLDKNRATPAILQNDGRDFVPTNKIVLFGHHFAAIAGAGPLVGPILAAQMGYLPSMLWILIGGVLAGCVHDFVVLFISTRRKGRSLGEIIKDEMGNFTGSVAMIAIFGIMLIIIAILAMVVVKALAESPWGLFTIAMTIPIAIFMGVYMRFLRPGRVGEASIIGFILLILAIHYGSIIAQDPYWSKIFILDAPTLALIIMAYGFIAAILPVWFLLAPRDYLSTFLKIGVILLMAIAIIIVTPDLQMPKANTQYFDGTGPVFAGPIFPFLFITIACGAISGFHALISSGTTPKMLENETHALAVGYGSMLAESAVAIMALICACILHPGLYFAINSSSALIGTDLAGVAQTISSWGFKITPEDITNLTTNIGEYTILSRTGGAPTFAIGVALILHELFGGIDLMAFWYHFAILFEALFILTAVDAGTRACRFIVQDILGNVYKPLGDIHNYPAGLLATLLSVAGWGYFLYQGAIDPKGGIYTLWPLFGVSNQMLAGMALLLATSILVKMGKAKYTWVTLAPAVFVLVATLYGGISKIMPYNETDKVSNAVSHVAAIHIQEQKIKDLQVKLNHAKDEKEITLIKKEIALASQSKIGNFINAILCVFFMLTTLLVILSCIGICLGKIKIPLKESKYVKIDDFQKNQILL; from the coding sequence ATGACTCAATTAAGTACTAAGATTTTATGGTTTTTCATTGCCATTTTGGGTGCTATTTGTTTTGCTTATCTAGCTTTACAAAATGGTGAAAGCGTTTCAGCAATTTACTTAGTAGTTGCTGCTGCATGTATTTACACTATAGCTTATAGATTTTATGGACGTTTTGTAGCATATAAAGTTTTACAACTGGATAAAAATCGCGCTACACCTGCGATTTTGCAAAACGATGGTCGTGATTTTGTTCCTACAAATAAAATCGTATTATTTGGTCATCATTTTGCAGCCATTGCTGGTGCTGGTCCCTTAGTTGGTCCTATTTTAGCTGCTCAAATGGGATATTTACCTTCAATGCTTTGGATTTTAATCGGAGGGGTTTTAGCAGGTTGTGTGCATGATTTTGTTGTGCTTTTTATATCTACTCGTAGAAAAGGTAGAAGTCTTGGTGAGATTATCAAAGATGAAATGGGTAATTTTACTGGTAGTGTTGCTATGATCGCTATTTTTGGGATCATGCTTATTATTATTGCTATTTTGGCTATGGTAGTAGTTAAAGCTTTAGCAGAGTCTCCTTGGGGTTTGTTTACCATAGCTATGACTATTCCTATAGCTATATTTATGGGTGTTTATATGCGTTTTTTACGACCTGGTAGAGTAGGGGAAGCTTCTATCATAGGCTTTATATTGTTAATTTTAGCTATTCATTATGGTAGTATCATAGCACAAGATCCTTACTGGAGTAAAATTTTTATCCTAGATGCACCAACTTTAGCTCTTATTATCATGGCTTATGGTTTTATTGCTGCTATTTTACCTGTATGGTTTTTACTCGCTCCAAGAGATTATCTTTCTACTTTTTTAAAAATCGGTGTGATTTTACTTATGGCTATAGCTATTATCATTGTTACACCTGATTTGCAAATGCCAAAAGCAAATACGCAGTATTTTGATGGAACAGGACCTGTTTTTGCTGGACCTATATTTCCATTTTTATTTATCACCATAGCTTGTGGAGCTATTAGTGGCTTTCATGCTTTAATTTCAAGCGGAACTACTCCAAAAATGCTTGAAAATGAAACTCATGCCTTAGCTGTGGGATATGGTTCTATGCTTGCAGAAAGTGCTGTAGCCATTATGGCTTTAATTTGTGCTTGTATTTTACATCCTGGGCTTTATTTTGCTATCAATTCAAGTTCTGCTTTAATAGGCACAGATCTTGCAGGTGTAGCCCAAACTATTTCTTCATGGGGATTTAAAATAACTCCTGAAGATATTACAAATTTAACTACAAATATAGGCGAGTACACTATACTTTCAAGAACAGGCGGTGCTCCTACTTTTGCCATAGGTGTGGCTTTGATCTTGCATGAGCTTTTTGGAGGGATAGATTTAATGGCATTTTGGTATCATTTTGCCATATTATTTGAGGCTTTATTTATCCTAACTGCTGTTGATGCAGGAACTAGGGCTTGTCGCTTTATAGTGCAAGATATCTTGGGTAATGTTTATAAGCCTTTAGGAGATATCCATAATTACCCAGCCGGACTCTTAGCAACCTTACTAAGTGTTGCTGGTTGGGGATATTTTCTTTATCAAGGTGCCATAGATCCTAAAGGAGGTATTTATACTCTTTGGCCTTTATTTGGTGTAAGCAATCAAATGCTTGCTGGTATGGCATTGCTTCTTGCTACTAGCATACTAGTTAAAATGGGTAAAGCAAAGTATACTTGGGTAACTTTAGCGCCTGCTGTATTTGTTTTAGTTGCTACTTTATATGGAGGAATTTCTAAAATCATGCCTTATAATGAAACTGATAAGGTAAGCAATGCTGTATCTCATGTAGCAGCCATTCATATACAAGAACAAAAAATCAAAGACTTGCAAGTAAAATTAAATCATGCCAAAGATGAAAAAGAAATCACTCTTATTAAAAAAGAAATTGCCCTAGCTAGTCAAAGTAAGATAGGGAATTTTATCAATGCTATTCTTTGTGTATTTTTTATGTTAACAACCTTACTTGTCATACTTTCTTGTATAGGAATTTGTTTGGGTAAGATTAAAATTCCATTAAAAGAAAGCAAATATGTCAAAATTGATGATTTTCAAAAAAATCAAATACTATTATGA